One window from the genome of Zonotrichia leucophrys gambelii isolate GWCS_2022_RI chromosome 27, RI_Zleu_2.0, whole genome shotgun sequence encodes:
- the PNPO gene encoding pyridoxine-5'-phosphate oxidase, with protein MELEQIRKSYRGDSEAFEECHLVSLDPLEQFRAWLQDALQCPDIAEANAMCLATCSRDGRPSARMVLLKGLGPDGLRFFTNYESRKGRELDSNPFASLVFYWEPLCRQVRIEGSVRRLPEEESERYFHSRPRGSQIGALVSRQSSVIPDREYLRKKSAELEELYRDKAVPKPDYWGAYVVEPELVEFWQGQSNRLHDRIVFRRLRDRAAPLGAMTRRGHGEWVYERLSP; from the exons atggagctggagcagataCGGAAAAGCTACCGGGGGGACAGCGAG GCGTTCGAGGAGTGCCACCTGGTGTCCCTGGATCCCCTGGAGCAGTTCcgggcctggctgcaggacgCGCTGCAGTGCCCGGACATCGCCGAGGCCAACGCCATGTGCCTggccacctgctccag GGACGGGCGGCCCTCGGCGCGCATGGTGCTGCTCAAGGGGCTGGGGCCGGACGGGCTGCGCTTCTTCACCAACTACGAGAGCAGGAAGGGCCGGGAGCTG gaCTCCAACCCCTTCGCCTCCCTCGTGTTCTACTGGGAGCCCCTTTGCCGGCAG GTGCGCATCGAGGGCTCGGTGCGGCGCCTGCCCGAGGAGGAATCCGAGCGCTATTTCCACTCGCGGCCCCGGGGCAGCCAGATCGGGGCCCTGGTGAGCCGGCAGAGCTCGGTCATCCCTGACAGAGAG TACCTGCGCAAGAAGAGCgcggagctggaggagctgtaCCGGGACAAGGCGGTGCCCAAGCCGGACTACTG GGGCGCGTACGTGGTGGAGCCGGAGCTGGTGGAGTTCTGGCAGGGCCAATCGAACCGGCTGCACGACCGGATCGTGTTCCGGCGGCTGCGGGACCGCGCGGCGCCGCTCGGGGCCATGACCCGCCGCGGCCACGGCGAGTGGGTGTACGAGCGCCTGTCGCCGTGA
- the PRR15L gene encoding proline-rich protein 15-like protein — MADGHGWWKLTFLRKRQAAAPVLYESPEGPAAPGADGADGSGPEGGPGFAARLEKIVDKSTKGKHVKVSHSGRFKEKKKVRATLAEHPNLCGAGERQEQ, encoded by the coding sequence ATGGCCGACGGGCACGGCTGGTGGAAGCTGACGTTCCTGCGGAAGCGCCAGGCGGCGGCCCCGGTGCTGTACGAGAGCCCCGAGGGCCCCGCGGCGCCCGGCGCGGACGGCGCGGACGGGAGCGGCCCCGAGGGCGGCCCCGGCTTCGCCGCCCGCCTCGAGAAGATCGTGGACAAGAGCACCAAGGGCAAGCACGTCAAGGTCTCGCACTCCGGGCGCttcaaggagaagaagaaagtgcGGGCGACGCTGGCCGAGCATCCCAACCTGTGCGGGGCCGGCGAGCGCCAGGAGCAGTGA
- the CDK5RAP3 gene encoding CDK5 regulatory subunit-associated protein 3 isoform X1: MQAPQDYRNVPIDIQTSKLLDWLLDRRHCGRRWPAQVAAVRERIRAALQDMPEHPEIRELLQGSYLHYFHCLRIVEILKGTEASTKNLFGRYSSQRMKDWQEIVSLYEKDNAYLAELSSLLGRSISYELPALRRQRGRWLQAQQELARREDECQARAAELRERFLGSCRQYGIAGEDVRRELLAQVQALPSLLSRVGDGASALGDAIELYQACVGFVCDSPGAEALPLLRHVVAHGNSSVFRWRTGQEPLRLERPEAAPQAPEPPPQDTIDWGDFPTEPPQGGDIDWGITVEPSPQGDDGIDWGDGEKGQEGTITVELSAQGEDGIDWGDGEKGTIPAEPQGDDGIDWGDGEKGQEGTITVVEAGTEAPEGVARGSDALTLLENPETRNQFIDELMELELFLAQRLLELEDAALDVVALSQFQAAPAALQGQSPERLRAQLATARELLGQLCSRSVQHLCMILASPRYVERVTALLRQQALQAELLLALLSLLSPWPRCPCPCPHNPSVPLSPLCPRYVERVTALLRQQALQAELSLSCSVSLLSP, from the exons ATGCAG GCTCCCCAGGACTACCGGAATGTGCCCATCGACATCCAGACCAGCAAGCTCCTGG acTGGCTGCTGGACCGGCGGCACTGCGGGCGGCGCTGGCCCGCGCAGGTGGCGGCGGTGCGGGAGCGGATCCGGGCGGCGCTGCAGGACATGCCCGAGCACCCCGAGATCcgagagctgctccagggctcct ACCTGCACTATTTCCACTGCCTGCGCATCGTGGAGATCCTCAAGGGCACCGAGGCCTCCACCAAGAACCTCTTTGGGCGCTACTCGTCCCAGAGGATGAAG GACTGGCAGGAGATCGTGTCCCTCTATGAGAAGGACAACGCCTACCTGG ccgAGCTCTCCAGCCTGCTGGGCCGCAGCATCAGCTACGAGCTGCCGGCGCtgcggcggcagcggggccggtGGCTGCAGGCGCAGCAGGAGCTGGCGCGGCGCGAGGACGAGTGCCAGGCACGGGCAGCGGAGCTCCGCGAGCGCTTCCTGGGCTCCTGCCGCCAGTACGGCATCGCC ggcGAGGACGTGCGCCgggagctgctggcccaggTGCAGGCGCTGCCGTCGCTGCTGTCCCGCGTTGGGGACGGCGCCAGCGCCCTCGGGGACGCCATCGAGCTGTACCAGGCCTGCGTGGGCTTCGTGTGCgacag CCCCGGTGCGGAGGCGCTGCCGCTGCTCCGGCACGTGGTGGCCCACGGGAACTCGTCCGTGTTCCGCTGGCGCACGGGGCAGGAGCCGCTGCGGCTGGAGCGGCCCGAGGCGGCCCCGCAGGCACCGGAGCCGCCCCCGCAGGACACG ATCGATTGGGGAGATTTCCCCACGGAGCCACCCCAGGGCGGGGACATCGACTGGGGCATCACGGTGGAGCCCAGCCCGCAG GGGGACGATGGCATCGACTGGGGTGATGGAGagaagggacaggaggggacgaTCACAGTagagctcagtgcccag GGGGAGGATGGCATCGATTGGGGTGACGGAGAGAAGGGGAcaatcccagcagagccccag GGGGACGATGGCATCGATTGGGGTGATGGAGagaagggacaggaggggacgaTCACGGTGGTGGAGGCTGGAACTgagg CCCCCGAGGGCGTTGCCCGTGGCTCGGACGCGCTGACCCTGCTGGAGAACCCCGAGACTCGGAACCAGTTCATCGACGAGCTCATGGAG ctggagctgttcctggCGCAGCGGCTGCTGGAGCTCGAGGACGCGGCGCTGGACGTGGTGGCCCTGAGCCAGTTCCAGGCGGCGCCGGCCGCGCTGCAGGGCCAGAGCCCCGAGCGCCTGCGGGCCCAGCTGGCCACGGCgcgggagctgctggggcagctgtgctCGCGCAGCGTGCAGCACCTCTGCATGATCCTCGCCTCGCCCAG GTACGTGGAGCGTGTCACGGCCCTGCTGCGGCAGCAGGCCCTGCAGgccgagctgctgctggccctgctgtccctgctgtccccatggccccgctgtccctgtccctgtccccataacccctctgtccccctgtccccgttGTGTCCCAGGTACGTGGAGCGTGTCACGGCCCTGCTGCGGCAGCAGGCCCTGCAGGccgagctgtccctgtcctgcagtgtgtccctgctgtccccatga
- the CDK5RAP3 gene encoding CDK5 regulatory subunit-associated protein 3 isoform X3 has translation MQAPQDYRNVPIDIQTSKLLDWLLDRRHCGRRWPAQVAAVRERIRAALQDMPEHPEIRELLQGSYLHYFHCLRIVEILKGTEASTKNLFGRYSSQRMKDWQEIVSLYEKDNAYLAELSSLLGRSISYELPALRRQRGRWLQAQQELARREDECQARAAELRERFLGSCRQYGIAGEDVRRELLAQVQALPSLLSRVGDGASALGDAIELYQACVGFVCDSPGAEALPLLRHVVAHGNSSVFRWRTGQEPLRLERPEAAPQAPEPPPQDTIDWGDFPTEPPQGGDIDWGITVEPSPQGDDGIDWGDGEKGQEGTITVELSAQGDDGIDWGDGEKGQEGTITVVEAGTEAPEGVARGSDALTLLENPETRNQFIDELMELELFLAQRLLELEDAALDVVALSQFQAAPAALQGQSPERLRAQLATARELLGQLCSRSVQHLCMILASPRYVERVTALLRQQALQAELLLALLSLLSPWPRCPCPCPHNPSVPLSPLCPRYVERVTALLRQQALQAELSLSCSVSLLSP, from the exons ATGCAG GCTCCCCAGGACTACCGGAATGTGCCCATCGACATCCAGACCAGCAAGCTCCTGG acTGGCTGCTGGACCGGCGGCACTGCGGGCGGCGCTGGCCCGCGCAGGTGGCGGCGGTGCGGGAGCGGATCCGGGCGGCGCTGCAGGACATGCCCGAGCACCCCGAGATCcgagagctgctccagggctcct ACCTGCACTATTTCCACTGCCTGCGCATCGTGGAGATCCTCAAGGGCACCGAGGCCTCCACCAAGAACCTCTTTGGGCGCTACTCGTCCCAGAGGATGAAG GACTGGCAGGAGATCGTGTCCCTCTATGAGAAGGACAACGCCTACCTGG ccgAGCTCTCCAGCCTGCTGGGCCGCAGCATCAGCTACGAGCTGCCGGCGCtgcggcggcagcggggccggtGGCTGCAGGCGCAGCAGGAGCTGGCGCGGCGCGAGGACGAGTGCCAGGCACGGGCAGCGGAGCTCCGCGAGCGCTTCCTGGGCTCCTGCCGCCAGTACGGCATCGCC ggcGAGGACGTGCGCCgggagctgctggcccaggTGCAGGCGCTGCCGTCGCTGCTGTCCCGCGTTGGGGACGGCGCCAGCGCCCTCGGGGACGCCATCGAGCTGTACCAGGCCTGCGTGGGCTTCGTGTGCgacag CCCCGGTGCGGAGGCGCTGCCGCTGCTCCGGCACGTGGTGGCCCACGGGAACTCGTCCGTGTTCCGCTGGCGCACGGGGCAGGAGCCGCTGCGGCTGGAGCGGCCCGAGGCGGCCCCGCAGGCACCGGAGCCGCCCCCGCAGGACACG ATCGATTGGGGAGATTTCCCCACGGAGCCACCCCAGGGCGGGGACATCGACTGGGGCATCACGGTGGAGCCCAGCCCGCAG GGGGACGATGGCATCGACTGGGGTGATGGAGagaagggacaggaggggacgaTCACAGTagagctcagtgcccag GGGGACGATGGCATCGATTGGGGTGATGGAGagaagggacaggaggggacgaTCACGGTGGTGGAGGCTGGAACTgagg CCCCCGAGGGCGTTGCCCGTGGCTCGGACGCGCTGACCCTGCTGGAGAACCCCGAGACTCGGAACCAGTTCATCGACGAGCTCATGGAG ctggagctgttcctggCGCAGCGGCTGCTGGAGCTCGAGGACGCGGCGCTGGACGTGGTGGCCCTGAGCCAGTTCCAGGCGGCGCCGGCCGCGCTGCAGGGCCAGAGCCCCGAGCGCCTGCGGGCCCAGCTGGCCACGGCgcgggagctgctggggcagctgtgctCGCGCAGCGTGCAGCACCTCTGCATGATCCTCGCCTCGCCCAG GTACGTGGAGCGTGTCACGGCCCTGCTGCGGCAGCAGGCCCTGCAGgccgagctgctgctggccctgctgtccctgctgtccccatggccccgctgtccctgtccctgtccccataacccctctgtccccctgtccccgttGTGTCCCAGGTACGTGGAGCGTGTCACGGCCCTGCTGCGGCAGCAGGCCCTGCAGGccgagctgtccctgtcctgcagtgtgtccctgctgtccccatga
- the CDK5RAP3 gene encoding CDK5 regulatory subunit-associated protein 3 isoform X4, whose amino-acid sequence MQAPQDYRNVPIDIQTSKLLDWLLDRRHCGRRWPAQVAAVRERIRAALQDMPEHPEIRELLQGSYLHYFHCLRIVEILKGTEASTKNLFGRYSSQRMKDWQEIVSLYEKDNAYLAELSSLLGRSISYELPALRRQRGRWLQAQQELARREDECQARAAELRERFLGSCRQYGIAGEDVRRELLAQVQALPSLLSRVGDGASALGDAIELYQACVGFVCDSPGAEALPLLRHVVAHGNSSVFRWRTGQEPLRLERPEAAPQAPEPPPQDTIDWGDFPTEPPQGGDIDWGITVEPSPQGDDGIDWGDGEKGQEGTITVELSAQGEDGIDWGDGEKGTIPAEPQGDDGIDWGDGEKGQEGTITVVEAGTEAPEGVARGSDALTLLENPETRNQFIDELMELELFLAQRLLELEDAALDVVALSQFQAAPAALQGQSPERLRAQLATARELLGQLCSRSVQHLCMILASPRYVERVTALLRQQALQAELSLSCSVSLLSP is encoded by the exons ATGCAG GCTCCCCAGGACTACCGGAATGTGCCCATCGACATCCAGACCAGCAAGCTCCTGG acTGGCTGCTGGACCGGCGGCACTGCGGGCGGCGCTGGCCCGCGCAGGTGGCGGCGGTGCGGGAGCGGATCCGGGCGGCGCTGCAGGACATGCCCGAGCACCCCGAGATCcgagagctgctccagggctcct ACCTGCACTATTTCCACTGCCTGCGCATCGTGGAGATCCTCAAGGGCACCGAGGCCTCCACCAAGAACCTCTTTGGGCGCTACTCGTCCCAGAGGATGAAG GACTGGCAGGAGATCGTGTCCCTCTATGAGAAGGACAACGCCTACCTGG ccgAGCTCTCCAGCCTGCTGGGCCGCAGCATCAGCTACGAGCTGCCGGCGCtgcggcggcagcggggccggtGGCTGCAGGCGCAGCAGGAGCTGGCGCGGCGCGAGGACGAGTGCCAGGCACGGGCAGCGGAGCTCCGCGAGCGCTTCCTGGGCTCCTGCCGCCAGTACGGCATCGCC ggcGAGGACGTGCGCCgggagctgctggcccaggTGCAGGCGCTGCCGTCGCTGCTGTCCCGCGTTGGGGACGGCGCCAGCGCCCTCGGGGACGCCATCGAGCTGTACCAGGCCTGCGTGGGCTTCGTGTGCgacag CCCCGGTGCGGAGGCGCTGCCGCTGCTCCGGCACGTGGTGGCCCACGGGAACTCGTCCGTGTTCCGCTGGCGCACGGGGCAGGAGCCGCTGCGGCTGGAGCGGCCCGAGGCGGCCCCGCAGGCACCGGAGCCGCCCCCGCAGGACACG ATCGATTGGGGAGATTTCCCCACGGAGCCACCCCAGGGCGGGGACATCGACTGGGGCATCACGGTGGAGCCCAGCCCGCAG GGGGACGATGGCATCGACTGGGGTGATGGAGagaagggacaggaggggacgaTCACAGTagagctcagtgcccag GGGGAGGATGGCATCGATTGGGGTGACGGAGAGAAGGGGAcaatcccagcagagccccag GGGGACGATGGCATCGATTGGGGTGATGGAGagaagggacaggaggggacgaTCACGGTGGTGGAGGCTGGAACTgagg CCCCCGAGGGCGTTGCCCGTGGCTCGGACGCGCTGACCCTGCTGGAGAACCCCGAGACTCGGAACCAGTTCATCGACGAGCTCATGGAG ctggagctgttcctggCGCAGCGGCTGCTGGAGCTCGAGGACGCGGCGCTGGACGTGGTGGCCCTGAGCCAGTTCCAGGCGGCGCCGGCCGCGCTGCAGGGCCAGAGCCCCGAGCGCCTGCGGGCCCAGCTGGCCACGGCgcgggagctgctggggcagctgtgctCGCGCAGCGTGCAGCACCTCTGCATGATCCTCGCCTCGCCCAG GTACGTGGAGCGTGTGACGGCCCTGCTGCGGCAGCAGGCCCTGCAGGccgagctgtccctgtcctgcagtgtgtccctgctgtccccatga
- the CDK5RAP3 gene encoding CDK5 regulatory subunit-associated protein 3 isoform X2, giving the protein MQAPQDYRNVPIDIQTSKLLDWLLDRRHCGRRWPAQVAAVRERIRAALQDMPEHPEIRELLQGSYLHYFHCLRIVEILKGTEASTKNLFGRYSSQRMKDWQEIVSLYEKDNAYLAELSSLLGRSISYELPALRRQRGRWLQAQQELARREDECQARAAELRERFLGSCRQYGIAGEDVRRELLAQVQALPSLLSRVGDGASALGDAIELYQACVGFVCDSPGAEALPLLRHVVAHGNSSVFRWRTGQEPLRLERPEAAPQAPEPPPQDTIDWGDFPTEPPQGGDIDWGITVEPSPQGDDGIDWGDGEKGQEGTITVELSAQGEDGIDWGDGEKGTIPAEPQGDDGIDWGDGEKGQEGTITVVEAGTEAPEGVARGSDALTLLENPETRNQFIDELMELELFLAQRLLELEDAALDVVALSQFQAAPAALQGQSPERLRAQLATARELLGQLCSRSVQHLCMILASPRYVERVTALLRQQALQAELLLAKREALGQRRRQAQAEQGALEPRLQQLQERARELQSLIEADISKRYGGRPVNLMGVNL; this is encoded by the exons ATGCAG GCTCCCCAGGACTACCGGAATGTGCCCATCGACATCCAGACCAGCAAGCTCCTGG acTGGCTGCTGGACCGGCGGCACTGCGGGCGGCGCTGGCCCGCGCAGGTGGCGGCGGTGCGGGAGCGGATCCGGGCGGCGCTGCAGGACATGCCCGAGCACCCCGAGATCcgagagctgctccagggctcct ACCTGCACTATTTCCACTGCCTGCGCATCGTGGAGATCCTCAAGGGCACCGAGGCCTCCACCAAGAACCTCTTTGGGCGCTACTCGTCCCAGAGGATGAAG GACTGGCAGGAGATCGTGTCCCTCTATGAGAAGGACAACGCCTACCTGG ccgAGCTCTCCAGCCTGCTGGGCCGCAGCATCAGCTACGAGCTGCCGGCGCtgcggcggcagcggggccggtGGCTGCAGGCGCAGCAGGAGCTGGCGCGGCGCGAGGACGAGTGCCAGGCACGGGCAGCGGAGCTCCGCGAGCGCTTCCTGGGCTCCTGCCGCCAGTACGGCATCGCC ggcGAGGACGTGCGCCgggagctgctggcccaggTGCAGGCGCTGCCGTCGCTGCTGTCCCGCGTTGGGGACGGCGCCAGCGCCCTCGGGGACGCCATCGAGCTGTACCAGGCCTGCGTGGGCTTCGTGTGCgacag CCCCGGTGCGGAGGCGCTGCCGCTGCTCCGGCACGTGGTGGCCCACGGGAACTCGTCCGTGTTCCGCTGGCGCACGGGGCAGGAGCCGCTGCGGCTGGAGCGGCCCGAGGCGGCCCCGCAGGCACCGGAGCCGCCCCCGCAGGACACG ATCGATTGGGGAGATTTCCCCACGGAGCCACCCCAGGGCGGGGACATCGACTGGGGCATCACGGTGGAGCCCAGCCCGCAG GGGGACGATGGCATCGACTGGGGTGATGGAGagaagggacaggaggggacgaTCACAGTagagctcagtgcccag GGGGAGGATGGCATCGATTGGGGTGACGGAGAGAAGGGGAcaatcccagcagagccccag GGGGACGATGGCATCGATTGGGGTGATGGAGagaagggacaggaggggacgaTCACGGTGGTGGAGGCTGGAACTgagg CCCCCGAGGGCGTTGCCCGTGGCTCGGACGCGCTGACCCTGCTGGAGAACCCCGAGACTCGGAACCAGTTCATCGACGAGCTCATGGAG ctggagctgttcctggCGCAGCGGCTGCTGGAGCTCGAGGACGCGGCGCTGGACGTGGTGGCCCTGAGCCAGTTCCAGGCGGCGCCGGCCGCGCTGCAGGGCCAGAGCCCCGAGCGCCTGCGGGCCCAGCTGGCCACGGCgcgggagctgctggggcagctgtgctCGCGCAGCGTGCAGCACCTCTGCATGATCCTCGCCTCGCCCAG GTACGTGGAGCGTGTGACGGCCCTGCTGCGGCAGCAGGCCCTGCAGgccgagctgctgctggccaagcgGGAGGCGCTGGGGCAGCGGCGCCGCCAGGCCCAGGCCGAGCAGGGAGCGCTGGAGCcgcggctgcagcagctgcaggagagagccagggagctgcagagcctg ATCGAGGCCGACATCTCCAAACGCTACGGGGGGCGCCCGGTGAACCTGATGGGCGTCAACCTGTGA